One genomic region from Nymphaea colorata isolate Beijing-Zhang1983 chromosome 10, ASM883128v2, whole genome shotgun sequence encodes:
- the LOC116263189 gene encoding ACT domain-containing protein ACR8-like — translation MEFRRASSLDEYDKLVIRMNTPRVVIDNAVCATATLVKVDSAREHGILLEAVQVLTDLNLCIKKAYIASDGRWFMDVFHVTDQNGNKLRDESILSCIQRSLATSNEASPTSLCAPDETALELTGTDRPGLLSEVFAVLAELRCSVVNATVWTHRGRIASVIHVKDEESGSPIEDTHKISCIEDRLRSVLKGDSGDIRSAKTAVAMDVTHTERRLHQLMFADRDYERIPAEPSTSPSTTSSVTVQNCLDRGYSVVGVQCKDRPKLLFDIVCTLTDMQYVVFHATIYTHYGEAFQEFYIRHADGSPVNSEAEKRRVIQCLRAAIERRATEGVKLELRTSDRRGLLSEVTRTFRENGLLVTRAEVSTVDGQAVNTFYVSTAAGNPVDPKTIESVRSRVGVAALRVKEDAPSSYQNCNGGRATDAQTGLGGGAVLLSLGSLVWRNLYNLGLIRSYS, via the exons ATGGAGTTTCGACGGGCTTCTTCCCTCGACGAATATGACAAGCTCGTGATTCGGATGAACACGCCCAG GGTCGTCATCGACAATGCTGTCTGCGCAACTGCGACGCTGGTCAAG GTGGACAGCGCTAGGGAGCACGGCATCCTTTTGGAGGCGGTACAGGTCCTGACTGACCTGAACCTTTGCATAAAGAAGGCATACATCGCGTCCGATGGCAGATGGTTCATGGATG TGTTTCATGTGACTGATCAGAACGGCAACAAACTTAGAGACGAGAGCATCCTGTCTTGCATACAACGA TCTCTGGCGACAAGCAACGAGGCGAGCCCGACGTCTTTGTGCGCGCCGGACGAGACAGCCCTGGAGTTGACAGGCACGGACAGACCGGGTCTCCTTTCCGAAGTGTTCGCCGTTCTGGCCGAGCTCCGCTGCAGCGTGGTGAACGCTACCGTCTGGACTCACAGGGGAAGGATTGCCTCAGTCATCCACGTGAAGGACGAGGAGTCCGGATCGCCCATCGAGGACACCCATAAAATCTCTTGCATAGAGGACCGGCTGCGCAGCGTCCTCAAGGGCGACAGCGGCGACATCCGCAGTGCCAAGACGGCCGTTGCTATGGATGTCACTCACACGGAGCGCCGGCTTCACCAGCTGATGTTCGCCGACCGCGACTACGAACGGATACCCGCTGAGCCTTCCACCTCTCCCTCTACTACCTCCTCCGTGACAGTTCAGAACTGCTTGGACCGAGGCTATTCCGTCGTCGGCGTCCAGTGCAAGGACCGTCCCAAGCTCCTCTTCGACATTGTCTGCACTCTCACTGATATGCAGTACGTGGTCTTCCACGCTACCATTTATACTCACTACGGTGAAGCATTCCAG GAATTCTACATCAGGCACGCGGACGGGTCTCCCGTTAATTCCGAAGCGGAGAAACGGCGAGTGATTCAATGTTTACGAGCGGCAATTGAGAGAAGAGCCACTGAG GGGGTGAAGCTGGAGCTTCGTACCTCTGACCGGAGGGGCCTGCTGTCGGAGGTGACCCGGACGTTCCGGGAGAATGGGCTGCTGGTAACGAGGGCGGAAGTCTCGACGGTGGATGGGCAGGCAGTCAACACCTTCTACGTGTCTACAGCTGCAGGCAACCCCGTCGACCCCAAGACGATAGAGTCGGTTCGAAGCAGGGTGGGGGTGGCCGCCCTCCGCGTGAAGGAGGACGCGCCATCCTCCTACCAAAATTGCAATGGCGGGAGAGCAACCGATGCACAGACGGGCTTGGGAGGTGGAGCCGTCCTCCTCTCTCTGGGCAGTTTGGTGTGGCGAAACCTCTACAACCTGGGGTTAATCAGGTCGTACTCTTAG
- the LOC116263187 gene encoding uncharacterized protein LOC116263187, translated as MEDEGGDAFGVPAALLQEGVGEEEGDTRRFISEMVVFQGEGQEEEEEDEEEEVEDEQSVKDPVAASAADVAGGSGAADCSSGSSMNENDMDSDVPDEDAGTLGKALTLNPPRLVNPQPHISTQFFTFNRESHSLMVRCIVDRRLATPEEIRTATPQSVLASWRGVWKDRNEGTAYITGWKRIQEKLNAHIDEQGIEFLYFKNNPQQYVSHVDQWQDIVMSFHGDADFKHLGLKETIERIKQVWTVGAKFYGIPESFIRVCIGSCPVCSDAGSNSAARSKRRRFEYTESFEVPAKEVPWRLQQLAAKHKVVLCIRQKYIRYKPFMAEVKDYACHRAGEPNPKRSRVLKREPYASKRCGCGFRIRAIVPITNYNEKEKSFVYQEEGMAVFKLYAVHSGHEPGPLDGSARIFHRVVGMKDENMGFFGATTGGHDSDTSGSHISVLQQVQDLQVEIGALQLAKMPEELLHSLSQDLSAIINRLRSIREDEVGLLIGKQNPEQVLVGDHHSGFGGEWEDHHRHSQIHADGDLIEGEDDEAFEQSLENVAQWDALRAECRSKDILRENCKSDKWLDSVKEACHEFDGKSILVCEDTKLVKPIRHEGPMVVDSSLIGIQVDGFYSDNSKWYDSPCPLDPGSDCGDGSFRDGIM; from the coding sequence ATGGAAGATGAAGGCGGGGATGCATTCGGCGTTCCGGCGGCGCTGTTGCAGGAAGGAGtcggggaggaagaaggagacaCCCGGCGGTTCATCTCGGAGATGGTGGTTTTCCAAGGGGAGGGgcaggaggaagaggaagaagacgaggaggaggaggtggaagaCGAGCAGTCCGTCAAGGATCCCGTCGCGGCCTCGGCGGCTGATGTGGCAGGAGGGTCTGGTGCTGCGGACTGCTCCAGCGGGAGTTCCATGAACGAAAACGACATGGATTCCGACGTCCCCGACGAGGACGCCGGTACGCTCGGGAAAGCCCTAACTCTAAACCCGCCGAGGTTGGTGAACCCACAGCCCCACATCTCGACACAGTTCTTCACCTTCAACCGCGAATCTCATAGCCTGATGGTTCGGTGCATCGTGGACCGCCGGCTGGCGACGCCGGAGGAGATTAGAACGGCCACCCCACAATCGGTGCTCGCGTCGTGGCGCGGCGTGTGGAAGGACCGGAACGAGGGCACTGCCTACATCACTGGGTGGAAGCGCATCCAAGAGAAGCTCAACGCCCACATCGACGAGCAAGGGATCGAATTCCTCTACTTCAAGAACAATCCCCAGCAGTACGTCTCCCACGTCGACCAGTGGCAGGACATTGTCATGAGCTTCCACGGCGATGCCGATTTCAAGCACCTCGGCCTCAAGGAGACCATCGAGCGGATCAAGCAGGTTTGGACGGTTGGTGCCAAATTCTACGGCATCCCTGAGTCTTTCATCCGCGTCTGCATCGGCTCCTGCCCCGTCTGCTCGGACGCCGGCTCCAACAGCGCGGCCAGGAGCAAGCGGCGCCGCTTTGAGTACACCGAATCATTCGAGGTCCCGGCGAAGGAGGTGCCCTGGAGGCTTCAGCAGCTCGCCGCCAAGCACAAGGTCGTGCTCTGCATCCGTCAAAAGTATATCAGATACAAGCCATTCATGGCAGAGGTGAAGGATTACGCCTGCCACAGAGCTGGGGAGCCCAACCCCAAGAGGTCCAGGGTTCTTAAGAGGGAACCCTACGCCTCTAAGaggtgcgggtgcgggttcAGGATCAGGGCCATCGTTCCGATTACCAATTACAACGAGAAAGAGAAGAGCTTCGTTTACCAGGAAGAAGGCATGGCGGTGTTCAAGCTCTACGCAGTCCATTCAGGGCATGAGCCCGGGCCCCTGGATGGAAGCGCCAGGATATTTCACAGGGTAGTTGGCATGAAGGATGAGAACATGGGCTTCTTTGGAGCCACTACAGGAGGTCATGATTCAGATACTAGTGGTTCGCATATTTCTGTTCTGCAACAGGTTCAGGATCTTCAAGTTGAGATTGGGGCATTGCAGCTCGCAAAGATGCCAGAGGAGCTGCTTCATTCCTTATCTCAGGATCTTTCTGCAATCATTAATAGGCTTAGAAGTATACGAGAGGATGAGGTTGGATTATTGATCGGAAAGCAAAACCCTGAACAGGTTCTAGTTGGTGATCACCATTCTGGATTCGGGGGAGAGTGGGAAGATCATCATCGCCATTCACAAATACATGCAGATGGTGACCTGATTGAAGGGGAAGATGATGAAGCGTTCGAGCAGAGTTTAGAGAATGTTGCTCAGTGGGACGCTCTGAGGGCTGAATGCAGGAGCAAGGATATCTTGAGGGAGAATTGCAAGTCTGATAAGTGGTTGGACTCCGTGAAAGAAGCATGTCATGAGTTTGATGGGAAGAGTATTCTTGTATGTGAAGACACGAAACTTGTGAAGCCCATAAGGCATGAAGGCCCTATGGTGGTGGATTCAAGTCTTATAGGGATACAGGTAGATGGGTTTTACTCTGATAATTCCAAGTGGTATGATTCACCTTGCCCACTAGATCCAGGTTCAGACTGTGGAGATGGGAGCTTCAGAGATGGGATTATGTAG